One Saccharomyces eubayanus strain FM1318 chromosome XVI, whole genome shotgun sequence DNA segment encodes these proteins:
- the SCD6 gene encoding Scd6p, whose translation MSQYIGKTISLVSVTDNRYVGLLEDIDSEKGTVTLREVRCFGTEGRKNWGPEEIYPNPTVYNSVKFNGSEVKDLSILDANINDIQPVVPQMMPPASQPSPSQQDQSPRQAQAQAHAQPQAQAQAQAHPQAVKPESNVPAAVAGYGVYTPSSTEATTARKDNVNPPNRDERKDGEFEQRYQRNKPTNRAPQSNRSHKVEIPNEDFDFQSNNAKFTKEDSTDLEKEQELESAAEKEDESDEAFYNKKSSFFDTISTSTETNTNMRWQEEKVLNVDTFGQASARPRFNSRGRGRGRGGNYRGNRGNRGRGGQRGGYQNRNNYQNNRGGYQNYQNDSQDRSSNQFSQPPSNVEF comes from the coding sequence ATGTCACAGTACATCGGCAAGACCATCTCTTTAGTCTCTGTGACTGACAACAGATATGTGGGGCTTTTAGAAGATATCGATTCTGAAAAGGGTACCGTTACTTTGAGGGAGGTTCGCTGCTTTGGTACCGAAGGTCGTAAGAACTGGGGTCCGGAAGAAATCTATCCAAACCCTACCGTATACAACTCGGTGAAATTCAATGGTAGTGAAGTCAAAGACTTGAGTATTTTGGATGCCAACATCAATGACATTCAGCCTGTTGTTCCTCAGATGATGCCACCTGCATCACAGCCCTCTCCTTCCCAGCAAGATCAATCGCCACGCCAAGCCCAAGCTCAAGCCCATGCCCAGCCACAAGCTCAAGCCCAAGCCCAAGCGCATCCACAGGCCGTAAAGCCCGAATCCAATGTACCTGCTGCGGTTGCTGGATATGGTGTTTATACACCATCTTCCACAGAGGCCACTACTGCCAGGAAAGATAATGTGAACCCACCGAATAGGGATGAACGTAAAGACGGTGAGTTTGAGCAAAGATATCAAAGGAACAAACCAACTAACCGGGCTCCTCAGTCGAACCGCAGCCACAAGGTCGAAATTCCAAATGAAGACTTTGACTTTCAATCCAATAACGCAAAATTCACTAAAGAAGATTCCActgatttggaaaaggaacagGAATTGGAATCTGCTGCTGAAAAAGAGGACGAATCCGATGAGGCGTTCTATAACAAAAAATCGTCATTTTTTGACACTATTTCAACCTCCACGGAAACCAATACCAACATGAGAtggcaagaagaaaaagtctTGAATGTTGACACATTCGGGCAAGCTTCTGCCAGACCAAGATTCAACTCAAGAGGTCGTGGTCGTGGCCGTGGCGGCAATTACAGAGGTAATAGGGGAAACAGAGGAAGAGGTGGGCAACGAGGTGGCTACCAAAACAGAAATAACTACCAAAACAACAGAGGTGGCTATCAAAACTATCAAAATGATTCTCAAGATAGGTCCTCCAACCAATTCTCTCAACCTCCTTCCAATGTCGAATTTTAG
- the MSS18 gene encoding Mss18p: MGLAETNFLRRNCILVELKLFYDTLYPPKELYWNHRITTELSKFSDIKYARPTFAIGKGTFKKTSPKLDLILATPDIHKLATVLFNLRAFIMNKREEKLTVTMCQHGSGVPSNEGEDKDLDQKYSSLLNVWGGNARVQDSPFTQLQPDTNLLFARRPVDYANTTENRRVDLSSRDFFRLHEEQHERNEDDRAADYSQSPAEIRKSEYGPNMIHLEPLLYHSYSSLPTNMKLWLNGVKDDKKTLMEIDENATDKLDMLLHGFKGFPQAHGNKR; the protein is encoded by the coding sequence atgggATTAGCTGAAACTAACTTCCTTCGACGGAATTGTATACTTGTAGAGCTTAAGTTATTCTACGATACACTATACCCGCCCAAGGAGTTGTATTGGAACCATCGAATAACTACAGAATTGAGTAAATTCTCCGATATCAAATATGCAAGGCCAACGTTCGCAATTGGTAAAGGCACTTTCAAGAAGACAAGTCCGAAGTTGGACTTGATACTGGCTACCCCGGATATCCACAAACTAGCTACGGTTTTGTTCAATCTAAGAGCGTTCATAATGAATAAAAGAGAGGAGAAATTAACTGTAACGATGTGCCAACACGGTTCCGGTGTGCCAAGTAACGAGGGAGAGGACAAAGATTTAGACCAGAAGTACTCAAGTCTATTAAACGTGTGGGGCGGCAACGCCAGAGTGCAAGACTCTCCTTTCACTCAGCTCCAACCTGATACCAACTTATTATTTGCCAGGAGACCAGTAGATTATGCTAATACTACAGAAAATAGACGTGTAGATTTATCGAGTAGAGATTTCTTTAGACTCCACGAAGAGCAACATGAGAGGAATGAGGATGATCGTGCTGCTGACTATTCCCAATCACCAGCCgagataagaaaaagcgAGTACGGGCCCAATATGATTCACCTTGAACCTTTGTTGTACCACAGTTATTCTTCATTACCAACCAATATGAAACTCTGGCTGAATGGCGTAAAGGATGACAAGAAGACGTTAATGGAAATTGACGAAAACGCAACCGATAAATTAGATATGTTGTTACATGGTTTCAAAGGATTTCCGCAGGCACATGGCAACAAAAGGTAA
- the CTF4 gene encoding chromatin-binding protein CTF4, with protein sequence MVSIIDKLVFDLGGKTLVSLAPDNNTLCVANKNGLTKILKTNNPEEEPETLDSSKSVSSIRCYSNSNFLMTTMQGDALKYNIDSMQEELLARFALPLRDCCVIHSGKMGVFGGDDLELVLLELDDAAHKKHTVKIDEQISQISYNSQMNILAVSLINGKVQLFSLTSTIPNKVHELNDYIVANSYDDTHRDKILSNMMDDFDKDSDNDLDEAVDSSENNVNDPEFCAFNRICTRVAWHPKGLHFALPCSDDTVKVFTIKGYSLQKTLTLNYSAAKAHFVDLQFDPLRGTYIAAIDLNNKLTVWNWETSEVFYTKEFKRKLTNFTWKVQPDSKTLDIVLGTWSGSIVTVQNLAESVVSNVTEDSVNESSTKQGLFVDSDSDLENPEEDGEASKDEKLFSDIAQEANSEDVFTQNHDDNPSGLNEKRKYNFEDEEDFIDDDDGAGYTSGKKPHHDHPYSRTQKSHPLPTILANTAKFRYRPFSPAGTPFGFTDRRYLTMNEVGYVSTVKNSEQYSITVSFFDVGRFREYHFEDLFGYDLCFLNEKGTLFGQSKTGQIQYRPHDTINSNWTKIIPLKSGERLTSIAATPVRIVVGTSLGYFRSFNQFGVPFAIEKTSPIVALTAQDYRVFSVHYSQFHGLSYSLFEQSHSITKYYQRERPLPMSLPNVNPDLKQETNFDFYNFNPMGIKSLFFSSYGDPCIFGYDNTLLLLSKWRSFEESKWIPVLDSNMEIWKMSGGKETTDIHVWPLSLTYDTLNCILVKGKHIWPEFPLPLPSEMEIRMPVLVKSKLLEEKKALVNKKNEFEDNIEENEGEDDKEIPIPIPMAAEEEYLRSKVLSALLTDTLENDGELYGNENEVLAALNGAYDKALLRLFASACSDQNVEKALSLAHELKQDRALNAAAKISERAELTSLVKRINDVREARYEQQLNNV encoded by the coding sequence ATGGTTTCAATTATTGATAAATTGGTTTTTGATCTTGGTGGCAAAACATTAGTTTCGCTGGCACCTGACAATAACACTTTATGTGTAGCTAATAAAAATGGATTAACCAAGATcctgaaaacaaataacCCAGAAGAGGAACCAGAGACGTTAGACTCTTCCAAGTCAGTCTCTTCAATTAGATGCTACTCTAATTCTAACTTTTTGATGACCACAATGCAAGGTGATGCACTAAAATATAACATCGACTCTATGCAAGAAGAATTATTGGCTAGATTTGCTCTGCCCCTACGCGATTGCTGTGTGATTCACTCCGGTAAGATGGGCGTATTTGGAGGAGATGATTTAGAGTTAGTTCTTTTGGAATTAGATGATGCTGCGCATAAGAAGCATACCGTTAAAATTGACGAACAGATCTCTCAGATATCTTACAATTCccaaatgaatattttagCCGTTTCGTTGATAAATGGAAAAGTCCAACTTTTTTCCCTAACATCCACTATACCAAATAAAGTTCACGAATTGAATGATTACATAGTCGCCAATTCATATGATGATACTCACAGAGATAAAATACTTTCAAATATGATGGATGATTTCGACAAAGACAGCGATAACGATCTGGACGAGGCAGTTGACTCGAGCGAAAACAATGTCAATGATCCAGAATTTTGCGCCTTTAATCGAATTTGTACAAGAGTGGCTTGGCACCCAAAGGGCCTCCACTTTGCATTGCCATGTTCTGATGATACAGTTAAAGTTTTCACCATAAAAGGCTATTCCTTGCAAAAGACGTTGACGTTAAATTATTCTGCAGCAAAGGCCCATTTTGTCGATTTGCAATTTGATCCATTACGTGGGACTTACATCGCAGCAATAGACTTAAATAATAAACTCACTGTATGGAATTGGGAGACCTCCGAAGTCTTCTACACCAAGGAGTTTAAGCGAAAGCTTACAAATTTTACCTGGAAAGTTCAACCAGATTCGAAAACTTTGGATATCGTTTTAGGTACATGGTCTGGTAGCATAGTCACTGTCCAAAATTTGGCTGAATCTGTTGTTTCAAATGTAACTGAAGATTCTGTAAACGaatcttcaacaaaacaaGGCCTTTTCGTCGACTCTGATTCTGACTTGGAAaatccagaagaagatggtGAGGCAAGCAAAGATGAAAAGCTATTTTCTGATATTGCTCAAGAAGCTAATTCGGAGGATGTGTTCACTCAAAACCATGATGACAATCCAAGTGGATTAAacgaaaagagaaaatacaatttcgaagatgaagaagactttattgatgatgatgatgggGCTGGTTATACCAGTGGTAAGAAACCACATCATGATCATCCTTATTCCAGAACACAAAAAAGTCATCCATTACCAACCATTTTGGCAAACACGGCAAAATTCCGCTATAGGCCGTTTTCTCCAGCTGGAACACCGTTTGGATTTACTGACAGACGTTATTTAACCATGAATGAAGTTGGATACGTATCTACTGTCAAAAATAGTGAGCAATATAGCATAACAGTTTCCTTCTTTGATGTTGGCCGTTTTCGCGAATATCATTTCGAAGATTTGTTTGGTTACGACTTATGtttcttgaatgaaaaGGGCACTTTATTTGGTCAGTCCAAGACTGGCCAGATACAATATAGGCCGCATGACACTATAAATTCAAACTGGACCAAGATAATTCCTCTAAAATCTGGTGAGAGACTAACAAGTATTGCAGCTACCCCAGTTCgcattgttgttggtacTTCTTTAGGATATTTTAGAAGTTTTAACCAATTTGGCGTTCCATTTGCTATTGAAAAGACATCTCCAATTGTAGCGCTAACCGCTCAAGATTACAGAGTTTTCTCGGTTCACTATTCACAATTTCATGGACTTTCGTACTCATTATTCGAACAAAGCCACTCTATCAcaaaatattatcaaagagAGCGCCCACTTCCTATGAGTTTGCCAAACGTTAATCCTGACctgaaacaagaaactaaTTTCGACTTCTACAATTTTAATCCGATGGGTATAAAAagcttgtttttttcaagctaTGGTGATCCATGTATTTTCGGCTACGACAACACATTGCTACTGCTATCTAAGTGGAGGTCATTTGAGGAAAGCAAATGGATACCTGTTCTTGACAGTAACATGGAAATATGGAAAATGTCGGGGGGAAAGGAGACTACAGATATACACGTATGGCCTTTGAGCTTGACATATGATACATTAAACTGTATTCTTGTCAAGGGTAAACATATATGGCCGGAATTTCCCCTTCCTTTGCCATCTGAAATGGAGATTAGAATGCCAGTTCTCGTAAAAAGTAAACTACtggaggaaaagaaagctcTGGTtaacaagaagaatgaaTTCGAGGACAATatagaagaaaacgaaggggaagatgataaagaaatacCGATTCCCATTCCAATGGCTgcggaagaagaatatttgCGTTCTAAAGTTTTGTCAGCATTGTTGACAGACACGCTTGAAAATGATGGTGAACTATatggaaatgaaaacgaagTATTAGCGGCATTAAATGGTGCATACGATAAGGCTTTGCTACGTTTGTTTGCATCTGCATGCTCAGACCAAAATGTCGAAAAAGCCCTATCGCTGGCACATGAACTGAAACAAGATAGAGCACTCAATGCAGCTGCAAAGATATCAGAGAGAGCTGAACTAACTTCCCTAGTTAAACGAATAAATGACGTTAGGGAAGCCAGATATGAACAGCAGTTAAATAATGTGtaa
- the TOM5 gene encoding Tom5p: MFGLPQQEVSEEEKRVHQEQTEKTLKQAAYVAVFLWVSPMVWHLVKKQWK, translated from the coding sequence ATGTTTGGTCTACCTCAGCAAGAAGTCTCcgaagaagagaaaagagttcatcaagaacaaaCCGAGAAAACATTGAAGCAGGCTGCTTACGTGGCTGTGTTCCTCTGGGTTTCCCCAATGGTTTGGCATTTGGTGAAAAAGCAATGGAAGTAA
- the SPN1 gene encoding transcription factor SPN1: protein MSAADQEQFTVMEATPDDGTAFLHESVLNGEDETTNHTEDSGRQGVTEDGPKDTGDLGEQGRDDEDNIEENSRVEAAERKRKHISADLSDDELEKEAHNNQSSQPAVENRINMDRDSSATPTSRQELEEKLDRILKKPKVRRTRRDEDDLEQYLDEKILRLKDEMNIAAQLDIDTLNKRIETGDTSLIAMQKVKLLPKVVSVLSKANLADTILDNNLLQSVRIWLEPLPDGSLPSFEIQKSLFAALNDLPVKTEHLKESGLGRVVIFYTKSKRVEAQLARLADKLIAEWTRPIIGASDNYRDKRIMQLEFDSEKLRKKSVMDSAKNRKKKKSKSGEDSTSRGSSVQTLYEQAAARRNRAAAPAQTTTDYKYAPVSNINTVPTNARAVGVGSTLNNSEMYKRLSSRLNKKHK, encoded by the coding sequence ATGAGTGCTGCGGATCAAGAACAATTTACAGTGATGGAAGCCACGCCTGATGATGGTACAGCTTTCCTGCATGAGTCGGTTTTGAATGGTGAGGACGAAACTACAAACCACACTGAAGACAGCGGGCGTCAAGGAGTCACAGAAGATGGCCCAAAGGACACAGGCGACTTGGGTGAGCAAGGCAGGGACGATGAGGATAATATAGAGGAAAACAGCCGTGTAGAGGCGGCAGAGAGGAAACGTAAGCATATCAGCGCAGACCTCTCGGATGACGAATTAGAAAAGGAGGCACATAATAACCAAAGTTCTCAACCAGCGGTAGAAAATAGAATTAATATGGATAGGGATTCTAGTGCCACTCCAACCAGTAGACaggaattggaagaaaaactggatcgtattttgaagaaacccAAAGTGAGAAGAACGAGGAGGGATGAAGACGATTTAGAACAGTACCTGGACGAAAAAATCCTAAGACTTAAAGACGAAATGAATATTGCGGCTCAACTGGACATCGACACGTTGAACAAGAGAATTGAAACTGGCGATACTTCTTTGATTGCCATGCAAAAAGTCAAGCTATTGCCTAAAGTAGTAAGCGTACTGTCAAAGGCGAACTTGGCTGACACTATATTAGATAATAATCTCTTACAAAGTGTCCGGATATGGTTAGAACCGTTGCCAGACGGATCTCTGCCATCTTTTGAGATCCAAAAATCGCTTTTTGCAGCTTTAAATGACCTACCAGTAAAAACTGAGCACTTAAAGGAGAGTGGTCTAGGAAGAGTGGTCATCTTTTACACGAAATCTAAACGTGTGGAAGCGCAACTAGCTAGGCTGGCTGACAAGTTGATTGCCGAATGGACAAGGCCAATCATCGGGGCTTCCGATAACTATAGAGATAAGAGGATTATGCAACTAGAGTTtgattctgaaaaattgagaaagAAGTCTGTTATGGATTCTGCCAAAAataggaaaaagaagaagtctAAATCCGGTGAAGACTCCACTTCACGCGGATCTTCAGTACAAACTCTATACGAACAAGCTGCCGCAAGGAGGAACAGAGCTGCTGCACCTGCACAAACTACCACTGATTACAAGTATGCTCCTGTAAGCAACATCAACACAGTGCCTACGAACGCGAGGGCCGTTGGTGTTGGTTCCACCTTAAACAACAGTGAAATGTACAAGAGATTGAGTTCGAGATTAAACAAGAAGCACAAATAA
- the RPS23B gene encoding 40S ribosomal protein uS12, translating to MGKGKPRGLNSARKLRVHRRNNRWAENNYKKRLLGTAFKSSPFGGSSHAKGIVLEKLGIESKQPNSAIRKCVRVQLIKNGKKVTAFVPNDGCLNFVDENDEVLLAGFGRKGKAKGDIPGVRFKVVKVSGVSLLALWKEKKEKPRS from the exons ATGGGTAAAGGTAAGCCAAGAGGTTTGAACTCCGCTAGAAAGTTGCGTGTCCACAGAAGAAACAA CCGTTGGGCCGAAAACAACTATAAGAAGAGATTATTGGGTACTGCCTTCAAGTCTTCTCCATTCGGTGGTTCTTCTCACGCCAAGGGTATTGTCTTGGAAAAGTTGGGTATTGAATCCAAGCAACCTAACTCTGCTATCAGAAAGTGTGTTAGAGTTCAATTAATCAAGAACGGTAAGAAGGTTACTGCTTTCGTTCCAAACGATGGTTGTTTGAACTTCGTCGACGAAAATGACGAAGTCTTACTAGCCGGTTTCGGTAGAAAGGGTAAGGCTAAGGGTGATATTCCAGGTGTTAGATTCAAGGTCGTTAAGGTCTCTGGTGTCTCCTTGTTGGCCTTAtggaaggaaaagaaggaaaagccAAGATCTTAA
- the NAT3 gene encoding peptide alpha-N-acetyltransferase complex B subunit NAT3, translated as MTTIQPFEPVDLFKANNVNLDILTENFPLEFYFEYMILWPDLFFKSLEMTVDPDFKHNISGYMMAKTEGKTTEWHTHITAVTVAPRFRRISLASKLCTTLETMTDVMPHEVNFIDLFVKCNNQLAIKLYEKLGYSVYRRVVGYYNSSEDGYPDTLKKVDDNKDAFDMRKAMARDKAKSVRPDGRNHKCYPHDVRF; from the coding sequence ATGACGACAATTCAGCCTTTTGAGCCTGTTGACTTGTTCAAGGCTAATAATGTCAACCTCGATATTCTGACAGAGAATTTCCCTTTagaattttattttgagtACATGATACTATGGCCAGatctctttttcaaaagtctAGAAATGACAGTTGATCCTGATTTCAAGCACAATATTTCTGGTTACATGATGGCGAAAACAGAAGGTAAGACAACGGAATGGCACACTCATATAACCGCAGTGACGGTCGCTCCAAGGTTCCGTCGAATATCGCTGGCTTCAAAATTATGCACCACTCTAGAGACCATGACGGATGTTATGCCCCACGAAGTCAACTTTATCGATCTTTTTGTTAAATGCAACAACCAATTGGCCATAAAACTTTACGAAAAATTAGGGTACAGTGTCTACAGAAGGGTAGTTGGGTATTATAACTCAAGCGAAGATGGGTATCCAGAcacattgaaaaaagtagatGACAACAAGGACGCCTTTGATATGAGAAAGGCTATGGCTAGAGATAAGGCCAAAAGTGTACGGCCAGATGGAAGAAACCATAAGTGTTATCCGCATGATGTAAGGTTTTAG